A single window of Oncorhynchus clarkii lewisi isolate Uvic-CL-2024 chromosome 10, UVic_Ocla_1.0, whole genome shotgun sequence DNA harbors:
- the LOC139418064 gene encoding m7GpppX diphosphatase, with protein MAEAGKREVDFADRNETDTVKAKRLKNDPNSDQDSHNESASANPLFGFKTTTVLRDSAREKNMFIHGKLNDQDAVIILEKTPIREDTLLEIFNGSRLKLDMRNDIYSTYQLQPPAHLNEMKTTVVCPATEKHVKKYLRQETYLVQETGEDYRSITLPYIQSQSFSVQWVYNILEKKAEAERIVYEDPDQDVGFVLLPDFKWDQKQLDDLHLIAIVHRRDIKSLRDLTALHLPLLTNIHKKGEESILKRYGVAASKLKVYLHYQPSYYHLHIHFNALSYDAPGCGVEHAHLLSDVIQNLQADSQYYHSRSLSFPLRADQGLLSKFKDAGKL; from the exons ATGGCGGAGGCTGGTAAACGTGAGGTTGATTTTGCGGACAGAAATGAAACTGATACTGTTAAGGCCAAACGACTAAAGAATGACCCGAATAGTGACCAAGATAGTCACAATGAATCAGCATCTGCAAATCCTTTGTTCGGATTTAAAACAACAACGGTTCTGCGGGACTCTGCACGGGAGAAAAATATGTTCATACACGGAAAG TTGAACGACCAGGATGCGGTCATCATTCTGGAGAAGACCCCTATCAGGGAAGACACCCTGTTGGAGATTTTCAATGGCTCCAGACTGAAATTGGACATGAGGAATGATATCTACAGCACGTATCAACTCCAACCCCCTGCTCATTTAAATG AGATGAAGACCACAGTGGTGTGTCCGGCCACAGAGAAGCATGTGAAGAAATACCTGCGCCAGGAGACCTACTTGGTGCAGGAGACTGGGGAGGACTACCGCTCTATCACCCTACCTTACATTCAGAGTCAGAGCTTCAGTGTACAG TGGGTGTACAACATCTTGGAGAAGAAAGCGGAGGCAGAGCGCATTGTTTATGAGGACCCAGACCAGGACGTCGGCTTTGTCCTGCTCCCAGACTTCAAGTGGGATCAAAAGCAG TTGGATGACTTGCATTTGATTGCCATCGTTCATCGAAGGGACATCAAAAGTTTGCGAGACCTGACAGCGCTGCATCTGCCATTGCTGACTAACATCCACAAGAAGGGAGAG GAGAGCATTCTGAAGCGGTACGGTGTGGCAGCCAGTAAGCTGAAGGTGTACCTCCACTACCAACCGTCCTACTACCACCTTCACATCCACTTCAACGCCCTGAGCTACGATGCCCCGGGCTGTGGGGTGGAGCATGCCCACCTGCTTTCGGACGTCATCCAGAACCTCCAGGCAGACTCCCAGTACTATCACAGtcgctccctctccttccccctgcggGCTGACCAAGGCCTGCTCAGCAAGTTCAAGGATGCTGGCAAGCTGTAG